Part of the Thunnus albacares chromosome 11, fThuAlb1.1, whole genome shotgun sequence genome, ACTGGGTATCGAAGCTTCTCCAGCTGCAGGAACGGAGTGAAGCTGAAACGTTTCAGATGAAGCATCAGCACCctgtaaacaggaagtaaacacaagaagaagaaaagacatgAGAACCAGGAGATGAAGGAgaagtaaagtgtgtgtgtgtgtgtgtgtgtgtgtagttcagcaGGTCCTTTAAGGTCAGTGGACCACAGTTGGATGTGATGTCACTCACTTGGGAAGGTTCACAAAGGTGGACTGCTGGCCAGATGTGTTGGCACCGCAGTCACACCTGAAGTCCAAGTCTGTCTCCTGAACAACAGAGACAACATGCTGTCAGTGACATACTGCATAATAAAACAGCAAGGATGATGTCACTGAAGGAGGACAGGTGGATCTTACCTTCAGGTAATCCTGGAGCATCTGCTGGACTGAAGCTCCAGGCACCAGGTCCAGAGACAGGTTGTTGAAGTCCTCTTCTCTGGTAGTCCGGGCTCCACACCTGCACATTCAAGGGACAGAACATCAAATGACAGCTGCAGAGGTCATGATGAGGCGTCCTGTTGTAGGGATTTAGTAGCACAGCTGGAAGGTTAAAGAAGGTTCAAAATCTCTGTGGCATCCTGATTTAACATTAAGACTTAATGTGGAAACTTTTgacaatgttttgtatttatggggaaaagaaggaaaatggGAGAAAGGTGTTTTGCTGTTTCACTGAAGATATGTGATATGACATATGgcatatatacataaaaaagcTGTATGAAGAGACAAGTGTGTTGagctgtgattgtgtgtgatgtgtttctctgtcttcttttacCTCTTGCAGATCCTTGTGTTCTTCATCTGGAACTCAAAGTGGTCTTCAACGGGGCACCTGTAGCTTCTTCCCACGCGGGCAGCTGCTTCCTGCAGCGCTGGCGACAAACTCCTCATCTGATCCAGGAGAGTTGTCAGCAACTCATGAGCatcctgaacacacagagacacacacagggTTTGATGCACAGAGGAGGAACTATCAGGAGGAggtgaaacaacaaaaacaatcaaagcAGCTGACTCACTTTCTGGTTGAAGTCCTGGAACTCCTGAGCCTGGACAGAGAGGGCGCTCTTGAACATAAAGAGGGCCTGGAGTTTGTCACGGATGTCGACGGAGCGGTGAAGCAACGCGATGTTCATGAGTCTTCTGCAGAGggtgaagaaaaaataagagaggagagcttctgctgttatttcagttcaatgtgtatgtgtgtgtgtgtgtgtgtgtgtgtgtggctgctgtaCCTGATCAGTTCAGCCTGAGGCACTGAACCCCACACCTCCACCTGGCACATGATGTCTGTGATGAAGTCCTTCAGCGTGAACAGGCTCTGAAGGCTGGAGTTCATATAGCAGATCTGAGCTGGATTGGGAaacctgacacacaaacacaacttgtCAGCACACACATCAACATCACTAACTGCAGCTGCTTTTCTCTCACTAGTTAGATTTCACTTTGCTTTGATGGATTTATGTTCTGTTACAGATCCATTTGTTAGTTTAGAGATGTGACAGAGCAACAACAAACCTTCTGTTAAATATTTGTGTTGTGAAACAGATTTACTCACCCAAACCAGTCGACCTGCTGACCTCTGAGTCTCTGGGAGGTCATGACATCACCATGACGGACGTGATGTGTTTTGGCACTAcaagaagagagaaacacacacataaacatacagtcaATGTTTTCATGTAAAAGTGATGTAACGATCACACATGTGTTGACAGagctgatgctgatgctgcaGTACTGCCACACTAAAGAGACCAGATGTTGTCTGAAGAGCTTTTCATgtgaaaaagtgagaaaatgttgatTACAATCAGgaactatctgatcaaagaataagtcAACAAATCTGATCAGACATCAGATGGCagcttttgatatttttgtgcttttgaaTGTGAACTATGAACATGTGACAGTGACCTGTTGGAGGACGAGTCCTGGTTGGTCAGTGTCCGATAcccagagaggaggaaagatgtGAGTCTGTGCAGCTCATGTTTTCTGTTGGCtgctttcttctctgtcttcgtcacagcttcctcctcttcctcggtGAGAGCATCAAACTCCACCacctcatcaacctcatcagcaGTGAGAGTCCCATCTGTAGCTTTGACAGGGCTGCAAcatggagggagagacaggcTGTAATTCTGTAGCAGACTTTGTTTTTGCTtgactttctttcttcctgACAAACACTGTCAGTGATGTGAAAAGAGTCTCGTTACCTCCTCTGAGGTTTCTGAGGGATTCTCTGCTCTCCGTCGTCTCCCTGGTCGTCGGCAGCCGGAGCGACTCGTCGATTTCTCTGTTGGAGGAAACAAAGACTCTCACAGTTCagtaacacagagacacactttTGAATCCTTTACTAGTCCAGACTGGTGACTGTGTGATTGATGTGAAGCAGTGAAACTTACTCTGCAGCAGTCGAAGACTCGGCACCTCCAGCGAGTCTTCTTCTCTGGTTGTTGGTTGGCTGGAGCGTCTGAGGAGGTGACTCTGCTGACAAACACAGCTGGTTAATCTACTGCTGACTTAGTTTGAACTGTGGATAAATCATTTCCTGACTCTTAGTACAGACACTGTCAGCTCTGCTAGTGGGAGGAGGAATGATGTTTTTACCTCTGTTGGTGGCCGGAGCGTTGtcccctttcctctctttccctttcgCTCTTCTGACGTGACAACAAAAACTATCATAAGAATAAAGTATGTCTGACATCTTTTGTGGCTAAATACCAAATAGAGAGTTTACAAACTGCTCAAATCAGGTGAATGTGAAGCACTTCCTGTCAAACATACCACAGGTCGACCGAACAGTCTGTGCAGCCAAGGAGTCCTTCCTGGTGGCTTCTCCACAGAGGACTTCTGACTGctgataaaacacaaacacactttgacTTTTCACCATCAACTCATGTTTACAATCATTTGACAGCATTGTTTGAATGGACTGATCACTCTCCATAGTCAATACAGCAAATAACAGAATAGTGTCATTTGACTCATTTATTCAACTTTCAGTCATTTATGAAGCAAAAATCTCAAACATTtcctggttccagcttcataaatgtgaggatttgctgccttTCTCTGGTTTATGTCCTTGtttactgaatatcttttgacATTTGTAGATGTCAACTTGGAACTTGTAGACTAGAATTAATAGATTCATAGAAAAAATCATTCATAATGAAGATAATTGTTAGTAGCAGGTGTAAACCAGAGCTGGTTTTAAGTGCAAGTCAAGTCTTTGTAAGCAAATGACAAGTTAGTGTGTGACGCAGGGGACCAttacaaatatagaaaaagtaGAAACCCTGTAACACTTGTAATAAATCCTGATGATTCAACTCTGTGCTCACTCTGGAGGCTGTAGTTAGTGTTGATGTGTTGGAGTACATCATGATGGAAGTTTCTGACTCCATACATTTAAGAGAAGTTGactaaatatcagaaacaccttTCAATATACTGTAGTCCACTACAACATCACTACAGTCTGCATCTCATGGTAcaggtgtttctatttttctgctCACTCAGTtcactgtgtgcaggtgaactTTTCTTACCTCGCACTAGAGATGGAGCACAGCTGGCTCTCATCTTCCACAACTgacactttatttttctgttcaggataaagaaaaatgtagcaaattaattgttaattgaaagaaaaatcaTGTGTCTTCATAGCAGATATAAGCTGTGTTCACAGACCCTGCTATCTATAAAAGTCTTGTTGAAGAAAGTCAGAGAAATAGCACTATTTCTGACTTCCAAGTTGACATAAACAAGGTGGAAAGTACAGaaagtgtgtaacatttgtAAAACTAACCTTTCGTAGACAGCTAGGCATTTTAAACATGGTTGCAGATCTTTCCGTAGATACAACGTGAGTAAAATGTTAACCAGCTGCTCTGTACTGTTTCAGGATCTTAAGTCAAAATCTGCTGAGCTGAATCAGAATGTCCTTTGTTGCATCATGACATGACAGTTCTAGAATGTCAGTCTCTATGACACAGACACTGCTGTCCATccaatactgtacattatagAATACAGACAGTGTACATGATTCAAATCATATATAGTCATTGCTACTAACAGTAGATACAGTATTTTAGTCTTGACTGCCTCACAAAGCATAAGCAAAGTGTCAACAAATGTTCAACAAGCAGACAAACCTGaatttataaatgaatatatatgtaaatgaaCTTAATAGAATGTATTTACTGTCAATTATTATCATAGATCACTAATAATATCTGATCCTGAGCTGATGGCTGAGATCAGTCACTGTTGGTTAGTGTGTTCTTTAAAAGGCTGGCACTGTTTTATGTTCtctttactgtcaacaaatcccattaaaagaccaaaaccaatagTGTGTTCATCCATCTCTCCATACTTTCTGTCTCAGAAAGTCTCCTACTGAAGATTCAAGTCTTtgaaaacagctcacaaatgaCAGTTTCAAACAAGGTTCAGTAAAGTCCTatcagctgggcactgtagtcTTTAGATAGACAGACGGATAAAAAGTCACTATTTTCTACAGTGGattcatatatattttcattcatctgtttaCACTGGTGCAGTGTTTCTTAAACTTTGGCTCCCAACCCAGGTTGGTGGCAGTGCTCCTATTGTGCTTCTCACACTAGTATCAGCTTctaacatttctatttttatgatgttatttcctcttgtctctctccctgGTGCCTGATGTTTTGAGATCAAGATACAGGTCCTACATGCTAATGTTTAAGCCTACAACAAAGTCACATCACTTACTACATCATGGATATATTTTCTTGTATGTGAGTGTGGATgatgcaacagtgtggctcattgatgtatTTTGAATCGTTTTTGGGCAACAATGGAGCTTTCTATACAtttctatggcacagaggaatcagaTTTATAAGTCTTTAgatttcatgggatttgttgacaataaaaaatatagaatattctCAAATACTCACCTCCAAAGTTTGTATCTCACTTCATCATGAAGGTGGCAGCAGTTTGGATTCCCTGCAGTTCCAGTGGACTGTAATGACCCTGATTCACAgcaaaaatacatgaataaataatccTTTTCTTTTAAGCTTCATTACTAGTTATTAAGGGCTTACAGTCAGGTATAGAATGttgaacagtgaaaaataaaacacattttagaaatgtatttaaaaatttgaggattttttttttatataaagcaATATCCCAAATTtaatttgtgtcagtgttttctgGTGGAGGCTTGATGcccaaacacactaaaaacatcaTTTGATACACGTCATTATCTGCAAGAATCAGATTTAAAATGCCAACACAGATTtattgttgttctttgtatttactgctgctttagttggatgtaatgaatgaatgaaaaggagaaatgcagaggaggaaaatgaaactgaaactaagagcgtacagtaaatcatctgttgagtctTTGATGGTTATTGATTTGTGCTGTAAAACATAA contains:
- the LOC122992803 gene encoding ubiquitin carboxyl-terminal hydrolase 37-like isoform X3 is translated as MFKMPSCLRKKNKVSVVEDESQLCSISSASSQKSSVEKPPGRTPWLHRLFGRPVKSEREREERGQRSGHQQRVTSSDAPANQQPEKKTRWRCRVFDCCRRNRRVAPAADDQGDDGEQRIPQKPQRSPVKATDGTLTADEVDEVVEFDALTEEEEEAVTKTEKKAANRKHELHRLTSFLLSGYRTLTNQDSSSNSAKTHHVRHGDVMTSQRLRGQQVDWFGFPNPAQICYMNSSLQSLFTLKDFITDIMCQVEVWGSVPQAELIRRLMNIALLHRSVDIRDKLQALFMFKSALSVQAQEFQDFNQKDAHELLTTLLDQMRSLSPALQEAAARVGRSYRCPVEDHFEFQMKNTRICKRCGARTTREEDFNNLSLDLVPGASVQQMLQDYLKETDLDFRCDCGANTSGQQSTFVNLPKVLMLHLKRFSFTPFLQLEKLRYPVELFRELLVTSSQADGWYSLVSVISHLGSGGEQGHYISDGVHPDVELDDLADRWLIYNDSEVTETKGASVCERRQRDAYILFYQRRM
- the LOC122992803 gene encoding ubiquitin carboxyl-terminal hydrolase 37-like isoform X5, encoding MFKMPSCLRKKNKVSVVEDESQLCSISSASSQKSSVEKPPGRTPWLHRLFGRPVSEREREERGQRSGHQQRVTSSDAPANQQPEKKTRWRCRVFDCCRRNRRVAPAADDQGDDGEQRIPQKPQRSPVKATDGTLTADEVDEVVEFDALTEEEEEAVTKTEKKAANRKHELHRLTSFLLSGYRTLTNQDSSSNSAKTHHVRHGDVMTSQRLRGQQVDWFGFPNPAQICYMNSSLQSLFTLKDFITDIMCQVEVWGSVPQAELIRRLMNIALLHRSVDIRDKLQALFMFKSALSVQAQEFQDFNQKDAHELLTTLLDQMRSLSPALQEAAARVGRSYRCPVEDHFEFQMKNTRICKRCGARTTREEDFNNLSLDLVPGASVQQMLQDYLKETDLDFRCDCGANTSGQQSTFVNLPKVLMLHLKRFSFTPFLQLEKLRYPVELFRELLVTSSQADGWYSLVSVISHLGSGGEQGHYISDGVHPDVELDDLADRWLIYNDSEVTETKGASVCERRQRDAYILFYQRRM
- the LOC122992803 gene encoding ubiquitin carboxyl-terminal hydrolase 37-like isoform X2, with amino-acid sequence MFKMPSCLRKKNKVSVVEDESQLCSISSASQKSSVEKPPGRTPWLHRLFGRPVFLLSRQKSEREREERGQRSGHQQRVTSSDAPANQQPEKKTRWRCRVFDCCRRNRRVAPAADDQGDDGEQRIPQKPQRSPVKATDGTLTADEVDEVVEFDALTEEEEEAVTKTEKKAANRKHELHRLTSFLLSGYRTLTNQDSSSNSAKTHHVRHGDVMTSQRLRGQQVDWFGFPNPAQICYMNSSLQSLFTLKDFITDIMCQVEVWGSVPQAELIRRLMNIALLHRSVDIRDKLQALFMFKSALSVQAQEFQDFNQKDAHELLTTLLDQMRSLSPALQEAAARVGRSYRCPVEDHFEFQMKNTRICKRCGARTTREEDFNNLSLDLVPGASVQQMLQDYLKETDLDFRCDCGANTSGQQSTFVNLPKVLMLHLKRFSFTPFLQLEKLRYPVELFRELLVTSSQADGWYSLVSVISHLGSGGEQGHYISDGVHPDVELDDLADRWLIYNDSEVTETKGASVCERRQRDAYILFYQRRM
- the LOC122992803 gene encoding ubiquitin carboxyl-terminal hydrolase 37-like isoform X1, coding for MFKMPSCLRKKNKVSVVEDESQLCSISSASSQKSSVEKPPGRTPWLHRLFGRPVFLLSRQKSEREREERGQRSGHQQRVTSSDAPANQQPEKKTRWRCRVFDCCRRNRRVAPAADDQGDDGEQRIPQKPQRSPVKATDGTLTADEVDEVVEFDALTEEEEEAVTKTEKKAANRKHELHRLTSFLLSGYRTLTNQDSSSNSAKTHHVRHGDVMTSQRLRGQQVDWFGFPNPAQICYMNSSLQSLFTLKDFITDIMCQVEVWGSVPQAELIRRLMNIALLHRSVDIRDKLQALFMFKSALSVQAQEFQDFNQKDAHELLTTLLDQMRSLSPALQEAAARVGRSYRCPVEDHFEFQMKNTRICKRCGARTTREEDFNNLSLDLVPGASVQQMLQDYLKETDLDFRCDCGANTSGQQSTFVNLPKVLMLHLKRFSFTPFLQLEKLRYPVELFRELLVTSSQADGWYSLVSVISHLGSGGEQGHYISDGVHPDVELDDLADRWLIYNDSEVTETKGASVCERRQRDAYILFYQRRM
- the LOC122992803 gene encoding ubiquitin carboxyl-terminal hydrolase 37-like isoform X4; this translates as MFKMPSCLRKKNKVSVVEDESQLCSISSASQKSSVEKPPGRTPWLHRLFGRPVKSEREREERGQRSGHQQRVTSSDAPANQQPEKKTRWRCRVFDCCRRNRRVAPAADDQGDDGEQRIPQKPQRSPVKATDGTLTADEVDEVVEFDALTEEEEEAVTKTEKKAANRKHELHRLTSFLLSGYRTLTNQDSSSNSAKTHHVRHGDVMTSQRLRGQQVDWFGFPNPAQICYMNSSLQSLFTLKDFITDIMCQVEVWGSVPQAELIRRLMNIALLHRSVDIRDKLQALFMFKSALSVQAQEFQDFNQKDAHELLTTLLDQMRSLSPALQEAAARVGRSYRCPVEDHFEFQMKNTRICKRCGARTTREEDFNNLSLDLVPGASVQQMLQDYLKETDLDFRCDCGANTSGQQSTFVNLPKVLMLHLKRFSFTPFLQLEKLRYPVELFRELLVTSSQADGWYSLVSVISHLGSGGEQGHYISDGVHPDVELDDLADRWLIYNDSEVTETKGASVCERRQRDAYILFYQRRM